One Orrella dioscoreae genomic window carries:
- a CDS encoding carbohydrate ABC transporter permease has product MNRVHSPWFPYALIAPALLVLVVVSLVPFCFAVFLSLHKINFGQIGAFAGFDNYLRLFNDARFWNSLAVAAKFVLIAVPLEFGLGLAGALILNKRVWGRSVLLPLLFIPTMMAPILVGLLWKVMFAGSWGLLSYNVLERFGWLAGTSVFSSTDYALLALALVDVWQWTPFMILAFFAGLQALPVSPYRAAAVDGATPMQMFLRLTLPLMAPLLAVIGMLRFIDAFKVFDSIFILTAGGPGIATESPSMLAYKMSFEQWRLGESAAFAVLVWISFFLLCNVFYHVARKKLNAF; this is encoded by the coding sequence ATGAATCGCGTGCACAGCCCCTGGTTTCCCTATGCGCTCATCGCGCCGGCATTGCTCGTGCTGGTGGTGGTGAGCCTGGTGCCTTTCTGCTTTGCGGTCTTCCTGAGCCTGCACAAGATCAATTTCGGGCAGATCGGCGCATTCGCGGGGTTCGACAACTACCTGCGCCTGTTCAACGATGCGCGGTTCTGGAACAGCCTGGCGGTCGCCGCGAAGTTCGTGCTCATCGCGGTGCCGCTGGAGTTCGGCCTGGGACTGGCGGGCGCGCTCATCCTGAACAAGCGGGTGTGGGGGCGCAGCGTGCTCCTGCCCCTGCTGTTCATCCCGACCATGATGGCGCCGATCCTGGTCGGCCTGTTGTGGAAGGTGATGTTCGCGGGGTCCTGGGGCCTGCTGTCGTACAACGTGCTGGAGCGCTTCGGCTGGCTGGCCGGGACCTCGGTGTTCTCGTCCACCGACTACGCCCTGCTTGCCCTCGCGCTGGTCGACGTGTGGCAGTGGACCCCGTTCATGATCCTGGCGTTCTTCGCGGGGCTGCAGGCCCTGCCGGTCAGCCCCTATCGCGCGGCCGCCGTCGATGGCGCCACGCCCATGCAGATGTTCCTGCGCCTCACCCTTCCGCTCATGGCGCCGCTGCTGGCGGTGATCGGCATGCTGCGCTTCATCGACGCCTTCAAGGTCTTCGATTCCATCTTCATCCTGACCGCCGGCGGGCCGGGGATCGCGACCGAGTCGCCCAGCATGCTGGCCTACAAGATGAGCTTCGAGCAATGGCGGCTGGGCGAGTCGGCGGCATTCGCCGTGCTGGTCTGGATCAGCTTCTTCCTGCTGTGCAACGTGTTCTATCACGTCGCCCGCAAGAAGCTCAACGCGTTCTGA
- a CDS encoding carbohydrate ABC transporter permease — MSRSASPPHAWLWTGLTAVIALIALFPVLWLATFMFRPDSAMFARPTAWLFTPTLAHFRYVYDSGFLGFLGTSFVLASFSTLLVVLIGTPAAYAFARFEIRFRDDLFLFVLATRMAPPICLVIPFYLIFSQVGLIDTYLGLTLAYLTFNLSFYIWVLRSFCRDLPVELEEVAMVEGYSRYAVFLRVVLPLLRSGIVATGMLCFIFAWNEFLFAFMLGGQEVKTLPVAFPMLITTQGVRWGQMAIVGMISLVPVLIAVFLLQKHIVRGLTMGAVKG, encoded by the coding sequence ATGTCTCGTTCCGCCTCCCCGCCGCACGCCTGGCTATGGACCGGCCTGACGGCGGTGATCGCGCTCATCGCGCTGTTTCCCGTCCTGTGGCTGGCCACGTTCATGTTCCGGCCGGACTCGGCCATGTTCGCGCGTCCCACGGCCTGGCTCTTCACGCCGACGCTGGCGCATTTCCGCTATGTCTACGACAGCGGGTTCCTGGGTTTTCTCGGCACGTCCTTCGTGCTGGCCTCGTTCAGCACCTTGCTGGTGGTGCTCATCGGCACGCCGGCCGCCTATGCCTTCGCGCGCTTCGAGATCCGCTTTCGCGACGACCTCTTCCTTTTCGTGCTCGCCACGCGCATGGCGCCGCCGATCTGCCTCGTCATCCCCTTCTATCTCATCTTTTCCCAGGTCGGGCTGATCGACACCTATCTGGGGCTGACGCTGGCCTACCTGACCTTCAACCTGTCCTTCTACATCTGGGTGCTGCGCAGCTTCTGCCGCGACCTGCCCGTCGAGCTGGAGGAGGTGGCGATGGTCGAGGGCTACTCCCGTTACGCGGTGTTCCTGCGGGTGGTGCTGCCCCTGCTGCGCTCGGGCATCGTGGCGACGGGGATGCTGTGCTTCATCTTCGCCTGGAACGAATTCCTCTTCGCCTTCATGCTGGGCGGACAGGAAGTCAAGACCCTGCCCGTCGCCTTCCCCATGCTGATCACCACCCAGGGCGTGCGGTGGGGGCAGATGGCGATCGTGGGAATGATCTCGCTGGTGCCGGTCCTGATCGCGGTGTTCCTGCTGCAGAAGCACATCGTGCGCGGCCTGACCATGGGCGCGGTGAAGGGATGA
- a CDS encoding ABC transporter ATP-binding protein: protein MRTSEPVPMTLAVDGLSKRFGATQALDGLALTVAPGEIVAVSGPSGAGKSTLGRLLSGLESADRGEIRLGSRAIQGLPPQQRAVAHMFESFALYPTLNVFDNIASPLRSPMHAGRIDPASIAERVENVLALTQMSHLAGRRPAELSGGQKQRVALCRTLVQTPDLFILDEPIGHLDAKLRHTLRGDIRARQGALAQGTLWFTPDAVEAMAVADRVVMLVGGRVRQIGTPRDIYLRPADTSVARLVGDPAMNLLDITLTSSDGSREIRHAGDAVRASPALRARLAALPGERYVLGFPPMHTQLCAPASAEADVLPGEIYAVEPFGKYTLVTASLAGALLRAKVAPGYAAPLGAPVGIRMPESGVLIFDGDTGSILPDQ, encoded by the coding sequence ATGCGTACCTCGGAACCGGTGCCCATGACCCTGGCGGTGGATGGCCTGTCCAAGCGCTTCGGCGCCACGCAGGCGCTGGACGGCCTGGCCCTGACGGTCGCGCCCGGCGAGATCGTCGCGGTTTCCGGGCCTTCCGGCGCGGGCAAGTCGACGCTGGGTCGCCTGCTGAGCGGGCTGGAGTCCGCCGACAGGGGGGAGATCCGCCTGGGCAGCCGGGCCATCCAGGGTCTGCCGCCCCAGCAGCGCGCCGTGGCGCACATGTTCGAGTCCTTCGCGCTGTATCCCACCCTGAACGTGTTCGACAACATCGCGTCGCCCCTGCGTTCGCCCATGCATGCCGGCCGCATCGATCCCGCCTCCATTGCCGAGCGCGTCGAGAACGTGCTGGCCCTGACCCAGATGTCGCACCTTGCAGGGCGCCGCCCCGCGGAGCTGTCCGGGGGACAGAAGCAGCGGGTGGCCTTGTGCCGGACGCTTGTGCAGACGCCGGACCTGTTCATCCTGGACGAGCCCATCGGCCACCTGGACGCGAAGCTGCGTCACACCCTGCGTGGCGATATCCGTGCCCGCCAGGGCGCCCTGGCGCAGGGCACGCTGTGGTTCACGCCGGATGCGGTGGAAGCGATGGCGGTGGCCGACCGGGTGGTCATGCTGGTCGGGGGGCGCGTGCGCCAGATCGGCACGCCGCGAGACATCTACCTGCGTCCCGCCGACACCAGCGTGGCAAGGCTGGTCGGCGATCCGGCGATGAACCTGCTGGACATCACCTTGACGTCTTCCGATGGCAGCCGGGAGATCCGCCACGCGGGCGATGCCGTGCGCGCGAGCCCGGCGTTGCGCGCGCGGCTGGCGGCCCTTCCCGGCGAGCGCTACGTCCTTGGTTTTCCGCCCATGCATACGCAATTGTGCGCGCCGGCCTCGGCCGAGGCCGACGTGTTGCCTGGCGAGATCTATGCCGTGGAGCCTTTCGGCAAGTACACGCTGGTGACCGCAAGCCTGGCGGGCGCCTTGTTGCGTGCCAAGGTCGCGCCGGGCTATGCCGCGCCGCTGGGTGCGCCCGTGGGTATCCGCATGCCTGAATCCGGGGTCCTGATCTTCGATGGGGACACGGGAAGCATTCTGCCAGACCAGTAA
- a CDS encoding aldehyde dehydrogenase family protein codes for MNRIDTHLAASLAVQPMFIDGQWRPGGDAAAADDINPATGQAFARIAQASAQDVEDALASAHRARVAWAAMPAPEREALLLGAAEIIAQQADAIRDLIIEETGSVMLKAPWEVGYAIECLRVAAGCVRRPHGDTFPTSQPGQLSMTLRQPLGVVAGIAPFNSPFLLAMKKVAFALAAGNTFVLKPSELAPLSGLKIAEVFEAAGLPPGVLNVVPGSAEIVGQKLVSDPRVRLLTFTGSSRVGRLLAAEAGRHMKRVTLEMGGKSPLVVLRDADLDYAVDAAAFGIFYHQGQVCMASSRLIVEAPLYDAFCEKFVRKAHGIKVGDPRDPATIVGPLIRPSQCDFIARQLAESVAQGARILCGGTHDGPYFQPTVVADVTPDMPIYQEESFGPVTSILRAEDYEEALALANNTSAGLSSAIVTNDMQKAMDFALRAESGMVHINDATISDEPHIAFGGVKESGFGREGGMASIEEMTEVKWVTIQMGKRAFPF; via the coding sequence ATGAATCGTATCGATACCCACCTGGCGGCCAGCCTCGCCGTCCAGCCGATGTTCATCGACGGCCAATGGCGTCCCGGCGGAGATGCCGCGGCCGCCGACGATATCAATCCCGCCACGGGGCAGGCCTTCGCGCGGATCGCGCAGGCCAGTGCGCAGGATGTCGAGGACGCGCTTGCCAGCGCGCACCGCGCGCGCGTTGCCTGGGCGGCGATGCCCGCGCCCGAGCGCGAGGCGCTGCTGCTGGGCGCCGCGGAGATCATCGCGCAGCAGGCCGATGCCATCCGCGACCTGATCATCGAGGAAACCGGCTCGGTCATGCTGAAGGCGCCATGGGAAGTGGGGTATGCCATCGAATGCCTGCGCGTGGCCGCCGGCTGCGTGCGCCGCCCGCACGGCGATACCTTCCCGACCAGCCAGCCGGGCCAGCTTTCCATGACCCTGCGCCAACCCCTGGGCGTGGTGGCCGGGATCGCGCCGTTCAACTCGCCCTTCCTGCTGGCCATGAAGAAGGTCGCCTTCGCGCTGGCGGCGGGCAACACCTTCGTCCTCAAGCCCTCGGAACTGGCGCCGCTGTCCGGCCTGAAGATCGCCGAGGTGTTCGAGGCGGCGGGCCTGCCGCCGGGCGTGCTCAACGTCGTGCCGGGGTCCGCCGAGATCGTGGGCCAGAAGCTCGTCTCCGATCCCAGGGTGCGGCTCCTGACCTTCACCGGGTCGAGCCGGGTCGGGCGCCTGCTGGCCGCGGAGGCGGGCAGGCACATGAAGCGCGTCACGCTGGAAATGGGTGGCAAGAGCCCCCTGGTCGTGCTCAGGGATGCAGACCTGGACTACGCGGTGGACGCCGCCGCGTTCGGCATCTTCTATCACCAGGGGCAGGTCTGCATGGCCAGCTCGCGCCTCATCGTCGAGGCGCCCTTGTATGACGCCTTCTGCGAGAAATTCGTGCGCAAGGCGCATGGGATCAAGGTGGGCGATCCGCGCGATCCCGCCACGATCGTAGGGCCGCTGATCCGCCCGTCGCAGTGCGACTTCATCGCCCGCCAGCTTGCCGAGTCGGTGGCGCAAGGCGCGCGCATCCTTTGCGGCGGCACGCACGACGGCCCGTACTTCCAGCCCACGGTGGTGGCGGACGTGACCCCCGACATGCCGATCTACCAGGAAGAGTCGTTCGGTCCCGTCACGTCGATCCTGCGCGCCGAGGACTACGAGGAGGCCCTCGCCCTGGCGAACAACACCTCGGCGGGCCTGTCCTCGGCCATCGTGACCAACGACATGCAGAAGGCCATGGATTTCGCCCTGCGCGCCGAATCGGGCATGGTGCACATCAATGACGCGACGATCTCGGACGAGCCGCACATCGCTTTCGGCGGCGTCAAGGAGAGCGGTTTCGGCCGCGAGGGCGGCATGGCCTCCATCGAGGAAATGACGGAGGTGAAGTGGGTGACCATCCAGATGGGAAAGCGGGCGTTCCCGTTCTGA
- a CDS encoding ABC transporter ATP-binding protein, with amino-acid sequence MVEVRLEGVGKSYDGVTDAIPDLNLLCPRGEMLALLGPSGCGKSSTLKMIAGIEPVSRGAIYFEGIDVSRRDTAERNVAMVFEDYALYPHLSVYENIAFPLRIRSMLRSEVSAQVDRVLDLLDLHGLRDASVRKLSGGAQQRVSIGRALVREPSLVMFDEPLSHLDADQKVQLRTEIKRLQTTSRLTSVLVTHDQNEAISMADRIAVMDKGVLQQVDTPAKVYDEPANLFVAGFIGEPPMNVLSARVLREQDDLFVVFHGRLRLPVPASLRAALAAYLEGPPIVVGVRPEHVSLGQQGGEAPVLGARLARREPCGDRDVLVADTPLGKVVAEVPGPTDLMPGEQLWLRLDPAHLHFFNAQTSANVLAETA; translated from the coding sequence ATGGTAGAGGTCAGGCTGGAGGGCGTTGGCAAGTCCTACGATGGGGTCACCGACGCCATCCCGGACTTGAACCTGTTGTGTCCGCGCGGAGAAATGCTGGCCCTGCTGGGACCCTCCGGCTGCGGCAAGTCGTCCACGCTCAAGATGATCGCGGGCATCGAGCCCGTCAGCCGTGGCGCCATCTATTTCGAAGGCATCGACGTGTCGCGCCGTGACACGGCGGAGCGCAATGTCGCGATGGTGTTCGAGGACTATGCGCTCTATCCGCACCTGAGCGTCTACGAGAACATCGCCTTTCCCTTGCGCATCCGTTCCATGCTGCGCAGCGAGGTGTCGGCGCAGGTGGACCGCGTGCTGGACCTGCTGGACCTGCACGGCTTGCGGGACGCCTCGGTGCGCAAGCTGTCGGGCGGTGCGCAGCAGCGTGTGTCGATCGGCCGGGCGCTGGTGCGAGAGCCGTCGCTGGTCATGTTCGACGAGCCATTGAGCCACCTGGATGCCGACCAGAAGGTGCAGTTGCGTACCGAGATCAAGCGCCTGCAGACAACCTCCCGCCTGACGTCGGTGCTGGTCACGCACGACCAGAACGAAGCCATCTCCATGGCCGACCGGATCGCGGTGATGGACAAGGGCGTGCTGCAGCAGGTGGATACGCCCGCCAAGGTCTATGACGAACCCGCGAACCTGTTCGTCGCGGGCTTCATCGGCGAGCCTCCCATGAACGTGCTGAGCGCGCGGGTGCTGCGCGAGCAGGACGATCTCTTCGTGGTGTTCCACGGCCGTCTGCGGCTGCCCGTGCCGGCCTCGTTGCGGGCGGCCCTGGCCGCCTATCTGGAGGGCCCGCCCATCGTGGTGGGCGTGCGGCCCGAACATGTTTCCCTGGGGCAACAGGGCGGCGAGGCGCCGGTGCTGGGCGCGCGGCTGGCACGCCGCGAGCCTTGCGGCGACCGGGATGTCCTTGTCGCCGATACGCCCTTGGGCAAGGTGGTCGCCGAAGTGCCCGGGCCCACGGATCTGATGCCCGGTGAACAGCTCTGGCTGCGCCTGGACCCGGCACATCTGCACTTCTTCAACGCGCAGACCAGCGCCAACGTGCTTGCGGAGACCGCCTGA
- a CDS encoding extracellular solute-binding protein yields the protein MSKPHAARLAAKALPAIGSFLSACALAAWALPAQAWSYKEAAQPYAGASIRVLDEITPLQETMRKLVPRFTEETGIKVEYELLSHGDVINKGQADLFSRRGHYDAIMLHGLQLGPLLAGNTLEPIDAYASDAALANPDLRLDDLINPAHESLVAHGGKRYGFLTWNYNQIYWGRKDLLEHPAEREAFQARYGYPLAPAATMQQLRDIAEFFTRKAGDTLAGETLKSDFYGIVLEGIPGGTTFTTVWEVFLRNWGGGLFDAQGRPAFDSQANIDALRFWAELWKFAPPGQAEYSLVDVPTVMGNGIAAQSIAWSDFVLGVDRPNGGAYAGKFVYGGIPGNPQAKATHSAGAEPSLMAMSRYSKNKQATFLFMQWLVDAQTQAQLLEAGAGGVPIRQSSFALPVMQQPERQSLYGAMKQSLEVAVAKPKLPAFFEIDSALSPIVQQVGIGKLTPEQAVAQGQKKLLSICTECTL from the coding sequence ATGAGCAAGCCCCACGCTGCCCGCCTGGCAGCCAAAGCACTACCCGCAATTGGTTCGTTCCTGTCCGCCTGCGCGCTGGCCGCGTGGGCCTTGCCCGCGCAGGCCTGGTCCTACAAGGAGGCGGCGCAGCCCTATGCCGGCGCCAGCATCCGCGTGCTGGACGAGATCACGCCCCTGCAGGAGACCATGCGCAAGCTGGTGCCGCGATTCACCGAGGAAACGGGCATCAAGGTCGAGTACGAGCTGCTCAGCCATGGCGACGTGATCAACAAGGGCCAGGCCGATCTGTTCTCGCGCCGGGGCCATTACGACGCCATCATGCTGCATGGCTTGCAGCTGGGGCCGCTGCTGGCCGGCAACACCCTGGAACCGATAGACGCCTATGCCTCGGACGCGGCGCTCGCCAATCCCGACCTGCGCCTGGACGATCTCATCAATCCGGCCCATGAGAGCCTGGTGGCGCACGGCGGCAAGCGCTACGGCTTCCTGACCTGGAACTACAACCAGATCTACTGGGGCCGCAAGGACCTGCTGGAGCACCCCGCCGAGCGCGAGGCCTTCCAGGCCAGGTATGGCTATCCGCTGGCGCCGGCCGCGACGATGCAGCAGCTGCGCGACATCGCCGAGTTCTTCACGCGCAAGGCAGGCGACACCCTGGCCGGCGAAACCTTGAAGAGCGATTTCTACGGCATCGTGCTCGAGGGCATTCCGGGCGGCACCACGTTCACCACGGTGTGGGAGGTGTTCCTGCGCAACTGGGGCGGCGGCCTGTTCGATGCGCAGGGACGGCCGGCCTTCGACTCCCAGGCCAACATCGATGCGCTGCGCTTCTGGGCCGAACTGTGGAAATTCGCCCCGCCAGGACAGGCCGAATATTCGCTGGTGGACGTGCCCACCGTGATGGGCAACGGCATTGCCGCGCAGTCGATCGCATGGAGCGATTTCGTCCTGGGCGTGGACCGGCCCAATGGCGGCGCCTACGCGGGCAAGTTCGTCTATGGCGGCATCCCCGGCAACCCGCAAGCCAAGGCCACGCACAGCGCGGGCGCGGAGCCATCGTTGATGGCCATGAGCCGCTACAGCAAGAACAAGCAGGCCACCTTCCTCTTCATGCAGTGGCTGGTCGATGCCCAGACCCAGGCCCAGTTGCTGGAGGCCGGCGCGGGCGGCGTGCCGATCAGGCAGTCCTCCTTCGCGCTGCCGGTCATGCAGCAGCCCGAGCGCCAGTCCTTGTACGGCGCCATGAAGCAGTCGCTGGAAGTGGCCGTGGCCAAGCCCAAGCTGCCTGCCTTCTTCGAGATCGACTCGGCACTCAGCCCGATCGTGCAGCAGGTCGGCATCGGCAAGCTCACGCCGGAGCAGGCCGTGGCGCAGGGGCAGAAGAAGCTGCTGTCCATCTGCACCGAGTGCACCCTCTGA
- a CDS encoding GMC family oxidoreductase, with product MIISADAVAASYDYIVCGAGTAGCVVAARLSEDPALRVLLLEAGGHEQVAEVRDARVWMRNIGSERDWQFRAQPSSALNGRQPPLPMGRVLGGGSSINGLIWARGHKNDFDSWAEQTGDAGWSYDAVVALYRRIEHWTGPAHPRLRGTGGPVHVGLPEDPVPLAVALKAATASVAGVPAVDDLNAEAMEGSGACGIPNVAVMPGAVRVSSASAYLRPALARANLDVVTDALVHRLTFAGTRATGVVFSVAGKRLTVAASSEVVLSAGALNTPRILMLSGIGPQAELARHGIAQRIALPGVGQNFQDHILVAGCVWEYRRPEPPRNNSAEFTFFCRSDSGLETPDLQPVLEECAFGSEVTRGQYALPDDPARAWTLAPGLVRPHSRGHVSLTGSAPDAPLAIHANFLSDDRDVRALLHAVELCRDIGNSQALREFAGRELMPGPLKGAALEQFLRNAAGTYFHQTCTARMGRDEMSVVDGALRVHGVQGLRIADGSVMPSITTGNTMAPCVMIGERAADLLRAGAAAPVGTTQEERAW from the coding sequence ATGATCATCTCGGCCGATGCCGTCGCGGCGTCCTATGACTACATCGTCTGCGGCGCCGGCACCGCCGGCTGCGTCGTGGCCGCGAGGCTGTCCGAGGATCCGGCGTTGCGGGTGCTGCTGCTGGAGGCCGGCGGCCACGAACAGGTCGCCGAGGTCCGCGACGCGCGTGTCTGGATGCGCAATATCGGCAGCGAGCGCGACTGGCAATTCCGCGCCCAGCCGTCCTCCGCGCTGAACGGCCGCCAGCCGCCGCTGCCGATGGGGCGCGTGCTGGGCGGCGGCTCCAGCATCAATGGCCTCATCTGGGCGCGCGGGCACAAGAACGATTTCGACAGCTGGGCCGAGCAGACTGGCGACGCCGGCTGGTCCTACGACGCCGTGGTGGCCTTGTACCGGCGCATCGAGCATTGGACGGGGCCCGCCCATCCGCGCCTGCGCGGCACCGGCGGGCCCGTGCATGTCGGTTTGCCCGAGGATCCCGTGCCGCTGGCGGTCGCGTTGAAGGCGGCGACAGCGTCAGTGGCCGGCGTGCCGGCGGTCGATGACCTGAATGCCGAAGCCATGGAGGGCAGCGGCGCCTGCGGCATTCCGAACGTGGCGGTCATGCCCGGCGCGGTGCGTGTGTCGTCCGCCAGCGCCTATCTGCGGCCCGCCCTGGCGCGCGCCAACCTGGACGTGGTCACCGATGCGCTGGTGCACCGGTTGACCTTCGCAGGGACCCGTGCAACCGGTGTCGTGTTCAGCGTGGCGGGCAAACGCTTGACGGTTGCCGCCAGCAGCGAGGTCGTGTTGAGCGCGGGCGCGCTGAACACCCCGCGCATCCTGATGCTGTCCGGCATCGGTCCGCAGGCCGAGCTGGCGCGCCACGGTATCGCGCAGCGTATCGCGCTGCCCGGCGTGGGGCAGAATTTCCAGGACCATATCCTGGTGGCCGGGTGTGTCTGGGAATACCGGCGGCCCGAACCGCCGCGCAACAACTCGGCGGAGTTCACCTTCTTCTGCCGCAGCGACAGCGGGCTGGAGACGCCCGACCTGCAGCCCGTGCTGGAAGAGTGCGCCTTCGGCAGCGAAGTGACGCGCGGACAGTATGCGCTGCCCGACGATCCCGCGCGCGCCTGGACCCTGGCGCCGGGGCTGGTGCGTCCGCACAGCCGCGGGCATGTGTCCTTGACCGGCAGCGCGCCCGATGCGCCGCTGGCGATCCACGCGAACTTCCTGTCGGACGACCGCGACGTCCGTGCGCTGCTGCACGCGGTCGAACTGTGCCGCGACATCGGCAATTCCCAGGCCTTGCGCGAATTCGCGGGCCGCGAGCTGATGCCGGGTCCGCTCAAGGGCGCGGCGCTGGAACAGTTCCTGCGCAATGCCGCGGGCACCTATTTTCACCAGACCTGCACGGCCAGGATGGGACGTGACGAGATGTCCGTGGTGGACGGCGCGTTGCGAGTCCATGGCGTGCAGGGCTTGCGCATCGCCGACGGCTCGGTGATGCCGTCGATCACGACCGGCAACACCATGGCGCCCTGCGTCATGATCGGCGAGCGCGCGGCCGACCTGCTGCGCGCTGGCGCGGCGGCTCCGGTCGGGACAACCCAGGAGGAACGGGCATGGTAG
- a CDS encoding LysR substrate-binding domain-containing protein: MQKTRLALRHIEAFRAVMLGGSMTEAARRLHTSQPQVSRLISQLETITQFALFDRKGSKLSPTVDGLRFFEEVEKTFIGLAGLESAAAGIRSFGAGRLSVAAMPRLAGGLLARIVARFKAQYPEVTVSIHSGSDTAVNHWIASGFCDTGLAMLYGESPHIQVEPVITTQCVAVLPPGHPLARHRRLKPADFAGLPFISFPPGAPMREHVDQIFTAAGVERGVTAAEASLGASICALVAQGLGVSLINPLAAREESQGSGLEIRPFAPSVPLSIALLFPPYHTRSRLVTVFSQLARDVIRQELDWLRPRR; the protein is encoded by the coding sequence ATGCAGAAGACCCGCCTGGCGCTGCGCCACATCGAGGCATTCCGTGCGGTGATGCTGGGCGGCTCCATGACCGAGGCCGCCAGGCGGCTGCACACCTCGCAGCCGCAGGTCAGCCGGCTCATCTCGCAGCTGGAAACGATCACCCAGTTCGCGCTGTTCGACCGCAAAGGCAGCAAGCTGTCGCCCACCGTCGACGGCCTGCGTTTCTTCGAGGAAGTGGAGAAGACCTTCATCGGCCTGGCGGGACTGGAGTCCGCCGCCGCGGGCATCCGCTCCTTCGGCGCGGGGCGCCTGAGCGTGGCGGCCATGCCCCGGCTGGCGGGAGGGCTGCTGGCGCGCATCGTGGCGCGCTTCAAGGCGCAGTATCCCGAAGTGACGGTGTCGATCCATTCCGGCTCCGACACCGCCGTGAACCACTGGATCGCCTCGGGTTTCTGCGACACCGGCCTGGCGATGCTCTATGGCGAGTCGCCCCACATCCAGGTCGAGCCGGTGATCACCACGCAGTGTGTCGCGGTGCTGCCGCCTGGCCATCCTCTGGCGCGCCACCGGCGCCTGAAGCCCGCGGACTTCGCGGGCTTGCCGTTCATCTCGTTTCCGCCGGGCGCCCCCATGCGCGAACACGTGGACCAGATCTTCACGGCGGCCGGCGTGGAGCGCGGCGTGACCGCCGCCGAGGCCAGCCTCGGCGCATCGATCTGCGCGCTGGTGGCGCAGGGCCTGGGCGTCAGCCTCATCAACCCCCTGGCGGCACGCGAGGAAAGCCAAGGCTCGGGCCTTGAGATCCGCCCCTTCGCGCCCTCGGTTCCGCTGTCCATTGCGTTGCTGTTCCCGCCGTACCACACGCGGTCACGGCTCGTGACCGTCTTCAGCCAGCTGGCGCGCGACGTGATACGGCAGGAGCTCGACTGGCTCAGGCCCAGGCGGTAG
- a CDS encoding acetamidase/formamidase family protein has product MTHHRLPARPDTVQWGYWDAASQPVLRVASGDTVALDSLSGEPDDLHDASRLLPEHRDVLAGTPRGPGPHLLTGPVWVEGAAPGDVLQVDILEISLRQDWGWNLILPLHGTLPADFPVARRLHIDLDCQAGVATLPWGSRVPLAPFFGNFGVAPPPHYGRITSTIPREHGGNMDNKALVQGTTVYFPVFNPGALFSAGDGHAAQGDGEVCLTAIETSLSGVFRLTVRKDLSLDFPRAESPTHLISMGMDEDLDDAARQALRNMIAWLVEGWGLLPVDAYSLCSIAADLRVTQMVDVNKGVHVMLPKSVLPASPAVPD; this is encoded by the coding sequence ATGACACATCATCGATTGCCCGCGCGTCCGGACACCGTGCAATGGGGATATTGGGACGCGGCCAGCCAGCCCGTCCTGAGGGTGGCCTCGGGCGACACCGTGGCGCTCGATTCCCTGTCGGGTGAACCGGATGACCTGCACGACGCGTCGCGCCTGCTGCCCGAGCATCGCGACGTCCTGGCGGGCACGCCACGCGGTCCCGGCCCGCATCTGCTGACCGGTCCGGTATGGGTGGAAGGGGCGGCGCCGGGCGACGTGCTGCAGGTGGACATCCTGGAGATCTCGCTGCGGCAGGACTGGGGCTGGAATCTGATCCTGCCGCTGCACGGAACGCTGCCCGCTGATTTCCCGGTGGCGCGCCGCCTGCACATCGACCTGGACTGCCAGGCCGGCGTGGCCACGCTGCCATGGGGCTCGCGGGTGCCGCTGGCGCCGTTCTTCGGCAATTTCGGCGTCGCTCCGCCGCCGCACTATGGCCGCATCACGTCGACCATCCCGCGCGAGCATGGCGGCAACATGGACAACAAGGCCCTGGTGCAGGGCACGACCGTGTATTTCCCGGTCTTCAATCCCGGCGCGCTCTTTTCCGCGGGTGACGGCCATGCCGCGCAAGGCGATGGCGAGGTCTGCCTGACGGCCATCGAGACCAGCCTGTCCGGCGTGTTCCGGCTGACCGTGCGCAAGGACCTGTCGCTCGATTTTCCCCGCGCCGAAAGCCCGACCCATCTCATCTCCATGGGCATGGACGAGGACCTCGACGACGCCGCCCGCCAGGCCCTGCGCAACATGATTGCCTGGCTGGTGGAGGGATGGGGCCTGCTTCCCGTGGACGCCTATAGCTTGTGCAGCATCGCGGCGGACCTGCGCGTCACGCAGATGGTCGACGTCAACAAGGGCGTCCACGTGATGCTGCCCAAATCCGTATTGCCCGCCAGCCCGGCCGTTCCAGACTGA